One part of the Bdellovibrio bacteriovorus genome encodes these proteins:
- a CDS encoding A/G-specific adenine glycosylase gives MTTLPRMAAQHDYKTDHKQLTQWYNKNKRSLPWRENKNPYRIWLSEVMLQQTTVVAVIPYFEKFLQKFPTVQDLAKAPEAEVLEAWAGLGYYSRARNLHKAAKALAAGGFPKTAAELLELPGFGPYTSRAVASIAFGEKVGVLDGNVIRVLSRRYGLKLEWWNGKGRDQLQKISDELSLLGQADVVNQGLMELGATVCTPQKVMCMLCPWAATCVSREKNLVEKLPLKKPRKESEVWVWKPVVAIKNQKVALVQNDYAPFLKGQMIFPGEISMEKNKPKAYDAKHNITHHDIFIQITEKKSLTGKNLQWVDLKELKKVNPSSLLQKVLHKVEI, from the coding sequence CATGGCGGGAAAACAAGAACCCGTATCGTATCTGGCTTTCAGAAGTCATGTTGCAACAAACCACCGTTGTTGCCGTGATTCCCTACTTCGAAAAATTTCTGCAAAAGTTCCCGACCGTTCAGGATCTGGCCAAGGCCCCTGAAGCGGAGGTGTTGGAAGCCTGGGCGGGTCTTGGTTACTATTCCCGCGCCCGCAATCTGCATAAGGCCGCTAAAGCGCTGGCCGCCGGCGGCTTTCCCAAAACCGCCGCCGAACTGCTGGAGCTTCCGGGCTTTGGCCCTTACACCTCCCGCGCGGTCGCAAGCATTGCCTTCGGTGAAAAAGTCGGTGTCCTGGATGGAAACGTCATTCGTGTTTTGTCCCGTCGTTATGGCCTGAAACTGGAATGGTGGAACGGCAAAGGTCGTGATCAATTGCAAAAGATCTCGGACGAACTGTCCCTGCTCGGGCAGGCGGATGTCGTCAATCAGGGACTGATGGAGCTTGGCGCCACCGTGTGCACTCCGCAAAAAGTCATGTGTATGCTGTGCCCGTGGGCCGCGACCTGTGTGTCCCGCGAAAAAAATCTGGTGGAAAAGCTGCCCCTGAAAAAGCCACGCAAAGAATCCGAGGTCTGGGTCTGGAAACCAGTGGTTGCAATCAAAAACCAAAAGGTGGCTTTGGTACAGAATGACTATGCCCCCTTCCTGAAGGGCCAGATGATTTTCCCAGGGGAAATCAGCATGGAAAAAAACAAGCCCAAAGCCTATGATGCCAAACACAACATTACCCATCATGATATCTTTATTCAGATCACTGAAAAGAAATCACTGACGGGCAAAAACCTGCAGTGGGTTGATTTGAAAGAACTGAAGAAGGTCAATCCTTCTTCCTTACTCCAGAAAGTACTGCACAAGGTTGAAATATGA
- a CDS encoding substrate-binding periplasmic protein has protein sequence MKSLLVFLIALLCASVAVSAPTAKSYQISTEDYPPYNHYDDKNKTIVGLATRKVRTAMEKSGFEYQIRLYPWLRAYNRALSGARHCVYSTARTTEREALFHWVGPLVTVEWALFAKKGTPAASIQKLEDARQFVIGGLEGDASLSELKRQGFKTESVVTNWLNKDKLVGQRIQLWIDDPVYIDFEKQKGTEFFDYVKVVKIASVDLYLACNIKTPSAEIELLKKSVAASDSR, from the coding sequence ATGAAATCATTGCTGGTTTTCTTAATAGCTCTGCTTTGCGCGTCTGTGGCGGTTTCTGCCCCGACGGCAAAATCATATCAAATCAGCACTGAAGACTATCCACCCTACAATCACTATGACGACAAAAACAAAACCATCGTCGGCCTTGCCACCCGCAAAGTCAGAACTGCGATGGAAAAATCCGGCTTTGAATACCAGATCCGGCTTTATCCCTGGTTGCGGGCCTACAACCGGGCCTTGAGCGGTGCACGCCATTGTGTGTATTCCACCGCCCGCACCACAGAACGAGAAGCTTTGTTTCACTGGGTCGGCCCCTTAGTCACTGTCGAATGGGCCCTGTTTGCGAAGAAGGGAACACCCGCCGCCAGCATTCAGAAACTGGAAGACGCCCGGCAATTTGTCATTGGTGGCCTGGAAGGAGATGCCTCGTTAAGTGAATTGAAACGGCAGGGCTTCAAAACCGAGTCGGTAGTCACAAACTGGCTTAACAAAGACAAGCTTGTCGGACAAAGAATCCAGCTTTGGATCGATGATCCGGTCTATATCGATTTCGAAAAACAAAAAGGCACCGAGTTTTTCGATTACGTCAAAGTCGTGAAGATCGCGAGCGTGGATCTATACCTTGCCTGCAACATCAAAACACCGTCAGCAGAAATCGAACTGCTAAAAAAGTCCGTTGCCGCCAGTGACAGTCGCTGA
- the hemC gene encoding hydroxymethylbilane synthase has translation MRLRISARKSDLARLQAYMVGDALKEKNPHIEIDYRFRESLGDKNLTEPLWKIPEKGVFTEDFFGELLRDETDLVVHSWKDLPTEFKSETVIGATLPRADQRDLLLVKKSHFDKIKASKTLKVFSSSPRREYNLTGFFKEHLPFGLQDVKFESVRGNMLTRVRKLIESPETDGLIVAKAAFDRLFSATLPEFAEGQQQLRQYFNELNWVVLPLSVNPNAAAQGALAVEVLKSRQDLRDLLNTIHDPDTFHCAQSERDTLSGFGGGCHQKIGIAVLSRPYGRITLLKGLTDGGQVLDKKELQPKNQPPQFAAPELWSADVKAERQAISCYEIPVGTTALFVARSEAWPTDLLWTDFVWTAGLKTWKNLSQKGIWVHGCAESLGEQEEPQLDTLANRKLTWAKLSHEDGFANPVQGGMPLVATYTLKAEGTKETVSGKKFFFWSSGRQFLQTVQEFPEILSQHHASGPGNTHQVIRSYLQENKKYDPTRLHVFLDQEDWRKQCTK, from the coding sequence ATGCGCTTAAGAATTTCCGCAAGGAAAAGTGATCTGGCCCGTCTTCAGGCCTACATGGTCGGAGACGCTCTGAAAGAAAAAAATCCACACATCGAAATCGACTACCGTTTTCGTGAATCCCTGGGTGATAAAAACCTGACTGAACCTCTGTGGAAGATTCCGGAAAAAGGTGTTTTCACCGAGGATTTCTTCGGCGAATTGCTGCGCGATGAAACCGATCTGGTGGTGCATTCCTGGAAAGATCTTCCGACTGAATTCAAATCCGAGACTGTGATCGGTGCGACATTGCCGCGTGCGGATCAGCGTGATCTGTTGCTGGTTAAAAAATCCCACTTCGACAAAATCAAGGCCAGCAAAACCCTGAAGGTTTTCAGCTCGTCCCCGCGCCGCGAATACAACCTGACAGGATTCTTCAAAGAACACCTGCCCTTTGGTTTGCAGGACGTGAAATTTGAAAGTGTTCGCGGCAACATGCTGACTCGCGTGCGCAAACTGATTGAATCCCCGGAAACCGACGGCCTGATCGTCGCCAAAGCGGCGTTTGACCGCCTGTTCAGCGCAACACTGCCAGAGTTTGCCGAAGGCCAGCAGCAGCTGCGCCAGTATTTCAATGAACTGAACTGGGTGGTTCTGCCACTGAGTGTGAATCCGAATGCCGCAGCCCAAGGGGCCTTGGCGGTTGAGGTTCTGAAAAGCCGTCAGGATCTGCGCGATCTGCTGAACACCATCCATGATCCCGACACATTCCATTGCGCCCAAAGTGAGCGCGATACATTGTCCGGTTTTGGTGGCGGCTGCCATCAGAAGATCGGCATCGCTGTTTTGTCCCGCCCGTATGGCCGCATCACCCTTTTGAAGGGCCTGACTGACGGCGGACAGGTCTTGGATAAGAAAGAATTACAGCCTAAAAACCAACCGCCACAATTTGCTGCGCCTGAATTGTGGTCTGCTGACGTCAAAGCCGAGCGCCAGGCGATTTCCTGCTATGAAATCCCGGTAGGCACCACCGCCCTGTTTGTAGCACGCAGTGAAGCATGGCCGACGGACCTCCTATGGACTGATTTTGTGTGGACCGCAGGTCTAAAAACATGGAAAAACCTCTCTCAAAAAGGTATATGGGTGCACGGATGTGCGGAAAGCCTTGGAGAGCAGGAAGAGCCTCAACTGGACACTCTGGCGAATCGTAAATTGACTTGGGCAAAACTGAGCCACGAAGACGGATTCGCCAATCCGGTTCAGGGTGGAATGCCTTTGGTTGCGACCTATACGTTGAAAGCGGAAGGCACCAAAGAAACTGTCAGTGGCAAGAAGTTCTTCTTCTGGAGCAGCGGCAGGCAGTTCCTGCAAACAGTGCAGGAGTTCCCAGAGATTCTGTCCCAGCACCACGCCTCCGGACCGGGCAACACCCATCAGGTGATCCGATCCTATTTGCAAGAAAACAAGAAATACGATCCAACCCGACTGCACGTCTTTTTGGATCAGGAAGACTGGAGAAAACAATGCACAAAGTAA
- the hemB gene encoding porphobilinogen synthase encodes MKLTQRPRRNRTTEALRQMVAETELRVSQLVLPLFLVDGKDQQQAISTMPGIFRLSPDLTLKLIEKAVGLGVKSFDLFPALPESKKDKYGTESLNPNGLMPTTLKMIRDKFPDVTLITDVALDPYSSDGHDGVVENGKILNDETVELLAKMSLVHARAGADIVSPSDMMDGRVGAIREALDSEGFINTGILSYSVKYASCFYGPFREALDSAPKFGDKKTYQMDFRNTREALREIDLDVAEGADMVMVKPALSYLDVIAKVKAHTNLPVAAYNVSGEYSLIKAGHKAGIMDETRGMVETLYSIRRAGADVIFTYFALDMAQWLRDNRN; translated from the coding sequence ATGAAACTCACTCAAAGACCGAGAAGAAATCGCACTACAGAAGCTCTGCGCCAAATGGTGGCTGAGACCGAACTGCGTGTATCGCAGCTGGTTTTACCCCTGTTTTTAGTGGATGGAAAGGACCAACAGCAGGCCATTTCCACAATGCCGGGCATTTTCCGCCTGAGCCCGGACCTGACCTTGAAACTGATCGAAAAAGCCGTGGGTCTGGGAGTTAAATCCTTCGATCTGTTCCCAGCCCTGCCAGAGTCCAAAAAAGACAAGTACGGAACAGAATCTTTGAATCCGAACGGCTTAATGCCAACGACTCTCAAAATGATCCGCGACAAGTTCCCGGACGTGACTTTGATCACGGACGTGGCTTTGGATCCGTATTCCTCTGACGGTCACGATGGTGTGGTTGAAAATGGCAAAATTCTGAATGACGAAACTGTCGAGCTGCTGGCGAAGATGTCCCTGGTTCATGCGCGCGCCGGAGCAGACATCGTGTCCCCGTCGGACATGATGGATGGCCGTGTGGGGGCGATTCGTGAAGCTTTGGACAGCGAGGGCTTCATCAACACGGGGATTCTTTCTTACTCGGTGAAATATGCGTCATGCTTCTATGGTCCGTTCCGTGAGGCTTTGGATTCAGCACCGAAATTTGGCGACAAAAAAACCTATCAGATGGATTTCCGCAACACGCGAGAGGCTTTGCGTGAGATTGACCTGGATGTGGCAGAGGGTGCTGACATGGTCATGGTGAAACCTGCCTTGAGTTATCTGGATGTGATCGCGAAAGTGAAGGCCCACACCAACCTGCCAGTGGCGGCTTACAACGTCAGTGGTGAATACAGCCTGATCAAGGCCGGGCACAAGGCCGGCATCATGGATGAAACCCGCGGCATGGTGGAAACTCTTTATTCCATCCGTCGCGCTGGTGCAGATGTGATCTTTACGTACTTCGCCCTGGATATGGCCCAGTGGCTTCGCGATAACCGCAATTAA
- a CDS encoding TolB family protein: MKWMNPAIVALCFLATGCSHLSVTKDVLTPDYLLAKGSKQITFLGDNDHPRFSEDNDKLIYTSRGRSSHKGSQIYEMDLAKNKERRVTFSDGDAFDAIYISASEILYSSTTDEIKESPLLNKTFDKEYPPSDLYMSDLYGTEIVRLTQQPGYDGQSLFMTHALKPAILFTSRRGGLTGIYRLDLKNLPVSLISAEKDKDKRYPTLSPDAKQLVWVEKDLKTNTQSLVAFKLKEKIPVVLKSQEGEYRDLQFAPRPPARLFYSILRKGEKQWQLEAYDLEKQCTQVVFKGNDSLASPVVSNESQERLAFTRSFQDKKQIYIVTLPADLGPCLEPAPSDTLKK, translated from the coding sequence ATGAAGTGGATGAATCCGGCGATCGTGGCCCTTTGTTTTCTTGCAACGGGTTGTTCACATTTGAGTGTCACCAAAGACGTTCTGACTCCGGATTATCTGCTGGCCAAAGGCTCCAAACAAATCACGTTCCTCGGTGATAACGATCATCCGCGTTTTTCCGAAGACAACGACAAACTGATTTACACCAGTCGTGGCCGTTCATCCCACAAAGGTTCACAGATCTACGAAATGGACCTGGCTAAAAACAAAGAACGCCGCGTGACCTTTTCTGATGGTGATGCCTTTGATGCGATCTATATCAGCGCTTCCGAGATTCTTTATTCCTCCACAACGGATGAAATCAAAGAAAGCCCGCTGCTGAACAAAACTTTCGACAAAGAATATCCTCCGTCAGACTTATACATGAGTGATCTTTACGGCACCGAGATTGTGCGTCTGACCCAGCAGCCGGGATATGACGGGCAAAGCCTGTTCATGACCCATGCCTTGAAGCCTGCAATTCTGTTCACGTCCCGTCGTGGCGGCCTGACGGGCATCTATCGTCTGGATCTGAAAAATCTGCCGGTCAGTCTGATTTCAGCGGAAAAAGACAAAGACAAACGCTATCCAACCCTGTCCCCTGATGCCAAACAACTGGTATGGGTGGAAAAGGATCTGAAGACCAACACGCAAAGCCTGGTGGCCTTCAAGCTGAAAGAAAAAATCCCCGTGGTTTTGAAAAGCCAGGAGGGTGAATATCGCGATTTGCAGTTTGCTCCACGTCCCCCGGCCCGCCTGTTTTACAGCATCCTGCGCAAGGGTGAAAAGCAGTGGCAGTTGGAAGCGTACGACCTTGAAAAGCAGTGCACGCAGGTTGTATTCAAAGGCAATGACTCTTTGGCCTCCCCGGTGGTTTCCAATGAATCCCAGGAGCGTCTGGCGTTTACTCGCAGCTTTCAGGACAAGAAACAAATTTACATTGTCACCTTGCCCGCAGATTTAGGCCCTTGCCTGGAACCCGCCCCTTCAGATACCCTGAAGAAGTGA